The uncultured Fusobacterium sp. DNA window CATTTGGCGCTCCCATGAGGGATCGAACCCCAAACCCTCTGATCCGAAGTCAGATGCTCTATCCAATTGAGCTATGGAAGCTATTTATTATCTTTCTGCTATAAGTTTAGCTGCCATCTCTTGAGCTACTGCTTCTAATCTAGCTCTATCTTCAGCTTTTGGAGTTCCTTTAACTTCTACAGCTTCTCCTACAACTTCTATTCCTTTTAATTTTTCAGCGAAGGCTTCTATTCCTCTTACTCCTCCACCACTCCACATCATTGTTCCAAAGATTCCTAGATATCTATTTTTTAATCCATAGTTTTCTAATTTGTGTAGTAATGGTTGAACTTTTGGATATACTGAGTTATTGTGTGCACAAGATCCAATAATAAGTCCTTTATATTTCCAGATTTCTGCTATGATAAATGAATGATCTGTTTTTGAAGCATCATAAATTTTTACTTCTGTTATTCCTTGAGCATTTAATTCTCTTCCAAGAATTTCTGCCATTTTAGCAGTATTTCCATACATACTTCCATAAACAATTACTACTCCCTCTTTTTCAGGTTGTAATTGTGCCCATGTACTGTATAGAGAAATTACTCTAGCAATATCTGTTCTCCAGATTAAACCATGTGAAGGACAAATCATTCTGATTTCTAATCCTCCTAATTTTTTAATAGCTGCTGTTACTTGAACACCATATTTTCCAACTATATTAGAGTAATATCTTCTCATTTCATCTATATAGAAATCAAAGTTTACTTCATCATCAAAAATTCCTCCATCAAGAGCTCCGAATCCTCCAAAAGCATCATTTGAGAAAAGGATTTTATCAGTAGTATCATATGTAACCATTGATTCTGGCCAGTGCACCATTGGTACCATAGCAAATGTTAATTTGTGATTTCCTAAATCTAAGATATCTCCTTCTTTAACTGTTACGAAGTTTTCATCTGGAAATTCCATGTTGAAAGCTCTTAACATTCCTAAAGTTTTAGCATTTCCTACTACTTTTAC harbors:
- a CDS encoding FprA family A-type flavoprotein, translated to MYCCTGIAKDISWIGVNDRKTERFENYMPLPFGVSYNSYLIKDEKTCVIDAVEFGSASLYIEKLLLGLDGKDLDYIIINHVEPDHSSGLKDILRVFPNVKVVGNAKTLGMLRAFNMEFPDENFVTVKEGDILDLGNHKLTFAMVPMVHWPESMVTYDTTDKILFSNDAFGGFGALDGGIFDDEVNFDFYIDEMRRYYSNIVGKYGVQVTAAIKKLGGLEIRMICPSHGLIWRTDIARVISLYSTWAQLQPEKEGVVIVYGSMYGNTAKMAEILGRELNAQGITEVKIYDASKTDHSFIIAEIWKYKGLIIGSCAHNNSVYPKVQPLLHKLENYGLKNRYLGIFGTMMWSGGGVRGIEAFAEKLKGIEVVGEAVEVKGTPKAEDRARLEAVAQEMAAKLIAER